ACAGATCCAGTGCCAAAACGCAGTCGGCCATGCTTGAGGCCATGCAGGAGCGTCAGACGACCATCGGTGGCCACGTCCACCACTTGCCGCAGCCGTTCATGGTCATGGCCACCCAGAATCCCATTGAGCAAGAAGGAACCTACCAGCTTCCGGAAGCCCAGATGGACAGGTTCATGCTCAAGGATGTGCTGGACTATCCCAGCCCCGTTGAGGAAGCCGAAGTGATCCGGCGCATTGATTCCGGCGTGTTCCTGGCGGGCGCAACACCAGCGCCGGTCGCTGACCTGGCGGACATTCGGGCCCTGCAGGAGAGCGTCAAAAAAGTTTATCTGGACCCGGCCCTGATTAACTACATTGTTGGCCTGGTCTACGTGACCCGGCACGCTGCACAATACATTGATCCGGCGTTGGCCAAGCTCATTGAATTTGGGGCCAGCCCCCGTGCCAGCATTGCGTTCACCCAGGCGGCCAGGGCTCTGGCGTTGCTGCAGGGCCGCGACCATGTCATCCCGGAAGACATCAAGGCTCTGGCAGATCGAGTGTTGCGGCACCGGATCATCATGGGCTTTGAAGCAGTGGCGGAAAACGTTGGCGTCGAAAAGGTGATTGCCGCCATCGTTGACTCCGTTCAAACGCCGTAAGCTGCTGTGACAACACTGTTAACGGGCGTCAAAGCCAAAATGTATATCTTTGCCCACCGCCGGGCCCGCGGCGTGCTCGACGGCGAATACGCCTCCATTTTCCGTGGCCGCAGTCTGGATTTCGATGACCTGCGCGAGTACGTGCCCGGCGATGAGATTCGTGACATCGATTGGAAAGCCACAGCCCGTGTGGGGACGCCGCTGATCAAGCGTTACGTGGCCACCCGCAGGCAGCAGGTTCTCTTCGTGGCAGATACCGGCCGAAATATGGCTGCTACATCCCGCGGCGGTGATATCAAAAAGAACATTGCCGTCATGGTCATGGGTGTCATGGGTCTGCTGGCTACCAGGCACGGTGACTCCGTGGCGCTGGTTCATGGCCACGGCGCGACCACCTCATCCCTGCCGGCCAAAGGTACTGAAAGTCATGTGGAGAACGTGTTGCGGAACATGGATGCCGCCTCGCTGGAGCGCGGGTCCAGCGACCTGTGCGCACGGCTGGAATACGCCGCCTCCCACATCAAGACCCGCACCCTCATGGTGGTCATCGCTGATGAGATCGCCTCTGATGAGCGCCTAGCCAAGATCCTGCGGCGTCTAAAAGCTCAGCATGAAATCCTCTGGGTGGAAATTGCCGACGCCGTTCTGGCTGGCCCTGATGCGGTCCATAACGCGGACGGCGTGGGCACAGATGTGCAGGGGATGGAGCAGGTGCTGTTGCTTCTGGCCAGCGAACCGGAACTTGCCCGCCACTATGCGCAAGCAACGGCGGAACGCGCCTACGGCCTGGCCGAACTGCTCAAGTCCAATGGCATTGCGCAGGCCCGCATTGGCGCAACGGAGGACGTTATGAAGCAGGTCTTTGCGCTGCTGGAAAGGCACCGTCGTGCACGCTGAAGGAGAATTTTATGCGCCACTTGGCTACTCGCTGTGGTGGCCGCTGCTCGGGGTGCTGCTGCTCATTCTGTGCGCCGGTGCTGTGGCCTGGATCTGG
The Arthrobacter alpinus genome window above contains:
- a CDS encoding AAA family ATPase — its product is MISTSVSSSLDQAELAQAQQVIGNISRSFEHKVVGQQRLRETLLISLMTGGHVLLESVPGLAKTTAAQTLAESVSALFHRIQCTPDLLPSDIVGTQIYDAAQGTFVTQLGPVHANIVLLDEINRSSAKTQSAMLEAMQERQTTIGGHVHHLPQPFMVMATQNPIEQEGTYQLPEAQMDRFMLKDVLDYPSPVEEAEVIRRIDSGVFLAGATPAPVADLADIRALQESVKKVYLDPALINYIVGLVYVTRHAAQYIDPALAKLIEFGASPRASIAFTQAARALALLQGRDHVIPEDIKALADRVLRHRIIMGFEAVAENVGVEKVIAAIVDSVQTP
- a CDS encoding DUF58 domain-containing protein, coding for MYIFAHRRARGVLDGEYASIFRGRSLDFDDLREYVPGDEIRDIDWKATARVGTPLIKRYVATRRQQVLFVADTGRNMAATSRGGDIKKNIAVMVMGVMGLLATRHGDSVALVHGHGATTSSLPAKGTESHVENVLRNMDAASLERGSSDLCARLEYAASHIKTRTLMVVIADEIASDERLAKILRRLKAQHEILWVEIADAVLAGPDAVHNADGVGTDVQGMEQVLLLLASEPELARHYAQATAERAYGLAELLKSNGIAQARIGATEDVMKQVFALLERHRRAR